From the Ruminiclostridium josui JCM 17888 genome, one window contains:
- a CDS encoding class I SAM-dependent methyltransferase, whose protein sequence is MLLADEWKEYELIETGDGEKLERWGNVILRRPDPQIIWPIKDKKIWDRADAHYHRSQSGGGQWEFKKKIPKRWTISFNDLKFYIEPTGFKHTGLFPEQAVNWKWMINSIQKANRPIKVLNLFAYTGGATVATAYAGAEVCHVDAAKGMVNWAKENLALSGLADRPVRFITDDCMKFVQREIRRGKKYDGIIMDPPSYGRGPGGEIWKIENSLYGFVEQCMGLLSDRPLFFLINSYTTGFSPTVLTNILKQTIGKRFKGTHSSGEVGIPVSNSGLVLPCGIFGRWENR, encoded by the coding sequence ATGTTACTGGCAGACGAATGGAAGGAATATGAACTAATAGAGACAGGAGACGGTGAAAAGCTTGAACGATGGGGGAATGTCATACTTAGAAGACCTGATCCTCAGATAATCTGGCCAATAAAGGACAAAAAAATATGGGATAGGGCGGATGCACATTATCACAGAAGTCAAAGCGGCGGAGGGCAATGGGAATTTAAGAAAAAGATTCCCAAACGTTGGACAATATCATTTAATGACTTGAAGTTTTATATTGAGCCTACTGGTTTTAAACATACAGGATTGTTTCCAGAGCAAGCTGTTAACTGGAAGTGGATGATAAATAGTATTCAGAAGGCAAACAGGCCTATCAAGGTTCTTAACCTTTTTGCCTATACGGGAGGGGCCACTGTTGCAACTGCATATGCAGGAGCTGAGGTATGCCACGTAGATGCAGCAAAAGGAATGGTAAATTGGGCAAAGGAAAACCTTGCACTTTCGGGTTTGGCAGACAGACCGGTTAGATTTATAACCGACGATTGTATGAAATTTGTACAACGTGAAATAAGAAGAGGCAAAAAATATGACGGAATTATAATGGACCCGCCTTCCTATGGTAGAGGGCCAGGAGGAGAGATATGGAAGATAGAAAATTCTCTGTATGGCTTTGTGGAGCAATGTATGGGCCTTTTATCGGACAGGCCTTTATTTTTCTTGATAAACTCGTATACCACAGGGTTTTCACCCACAGTACTCACTAATATTTTGAAGCAAACTATTGGAAAAAGATTTAAAGGGACACATAGCAGTGGCGAAGTTGGAATACCTGTAAGTAACTCTGGTCTGGTACTTCCATGTGGCATATTCGGAAGGTGGGAGAATAGATGA
- a CDS encoding hydrolase gives MFIPEIEGNLRKHMVKIPEIINQASGINIFGKNIKSLLFSTDVAIIKNCNAHAVIAVYPFTPQPIITHAIITASDIPVFCGVGGGTTTGKRVVNIAMDAEFQGAIGVVVNAPTPNEIIRQLNMKIDIPIVVTVASEKTDIQGRLNAGASILNVSCAGKTPAVVKEIRKNFPEVPIIATGGPTVDSIRETIEAGANTITYTPPTSAELFKNLMNKYREEL, from the coding sequence ATGTTCATACCGGAAATTGAAGGTAACTTGCGAAAGCATATGGTAAAAATACCTGAAATTATAAATCAAGCCAGCGGAATAAATATTTTTGGAAAAAATATAAAGTCTTTACTGTTTTCAACTGATGTTGCTATAATAAAGAATTGCAATGCCCATGCAGTTATTGCAGTGTATCCTTTTACACCGCAGCCAATAATTACTCATGCCATTATAACTGCATCAGATATCCCCGTGTTTTGCGGAGTAGGGGGAGGAACCACAACCGGTAAAAGAGTTGTAAATATTGCAATGGATGCTGAATTTCAAGGTGCAATAGGAGTTGTTGTAAACGCTCCCACACCAAATGAAATTATAAGACAGTTAAATATGAAGATAGATATTCCTATTGTAGTTACCGTCGCGTCTGAAAAAACAGATATACAAGGCAGACTGAATGCGGGAGCATCCATTCTTAATGTATCATGTGCTGGGAAAACACCTGCAGTTGTAAAGGAAATTCGCAAGAACTTTCCTGAGGTACCCATAATTGCAACGGGAGGACCCACAGTAGATAGTATAAGAGAGACAATAGAAGCAGGAGCAAACACCATTACCTATACACCGCCTACAAGTGCAGAGCTGTTTAAAAATCTAATGAATAAATACAGAGAAGAGCTATAG
- the speB gene encoding agmatinase: protein MINKNTLPTNFLGCESCFDDSDIVIFGAPFDGTTTFRPGTRFAPSAMRIDSIGLETYSPYFDADISDYKIHDYGDLDLPFGSPNKALEMISQTSRLIFENGKKPLMIGGEHLVSLPSIEQAAKIYPELRIIHFDAHTDLREEYIGEPLSHSTVIRRAWDILGDNRIYQFGIRSGTREEFYWAKDGHTNLCLHNFDTLSNAVSQIGTFPIYLTIDLDVLDPSIFSGTGTPEAGGVTFLELINALKKISTLNIIGADVVELSPHYDHSGASTAVACKVLREVILTMQNL, encoded by the coding sequence ATGATAAATAAGAATACTCTTCCAACAAATTTCCTTGGATGTGAAAGTTGCTTTGATGACTCAGATATTGTAATTTTCGGAGCTCCCTTCGATGGTACAACCACATTCAGGCCCGGCACAAGATTTGCCCCTTCTGCCATGAGAATTGATTCTATTGGTCTTGAAACATACAGTCCTTACTTTGATGCCGATATTTCCGACTATAAAATTCATGATTACGGTGACCTTGATCTTCCCTTTGGTTCACCAAATAAGGCTTTAGAAATGATATCTCAAACATCACGGTTAATCTTTGAAAATGGTAAAAAACCTCTTATGATTGGCGGAGAACATCTTGTATCACTACCTTCAATTGAACAGGCTGCAAAAATATATCCTGAGCTCAGAATCATTCATTTTGATGCACATACTGATTTGAGAGAAGAATACATTGGAGAACCTTTATCACACTCAACAGTTATAAGAAGAGCATGGGATATTTTGGGAGACAATCGCATCTATCAGTTTGGTATAAGAAGCGGAACACGTGAGGAATTTTATTGGGCTAAGGATGGTCATACCAATCTTTGTCTTCATAATTTTGATACACTTTCAAATGCTGTGTCTCAAATAGGTACTTTTCCGATTTATCTTACAATAGATTTGGATGTTCTTGATCCTTCCATATTCTCAGGAACAGGTACTCCTGAAGCAGGAGGAGTTACATTCCTTGAATTGATAAATGCACTTAAGAAAATATCCACATTAAATATAATAGGTGCAGATGTAGTTGAGCTGTCACCACATTATGATCATAGCGGTGCTTCTACTGCTGTTGCATGTAAAGTTTTAAGGGAAGTAATTCTTACAATGCAGAATTTATAA
- a CDS encoding P-II family nitrogen regulator: protein MKKIEAIIRPSKLEELKEALLAIDIDGITITQVMGAGKQMGWKEYYRGTEVSLNILPKVKLELVAADEKVELIVDTIVKYSQTGEVGDGKIFIFDLEDCIRIRTKERGEKAL from the coding sequence ATGAAAAAAATAGAGGCAATTATCAGACCGTCAAAACTGGAAGAACTAAAGGAAGCCCTATTGGCAATTGATATAGACGGCATAACCATTACACAGGTAATGGGTGCAGGAAAGCAAATGGGATGGAAAGAATATTATAGAGGAACAGAGGTATCCTTAAATATACTTCCAAAAGTAAAGCTTGAATTAGTAGCAGCTGATGAAAAGGTTGAGCTGATAGTAGATACTATAGTTAAGTACTCTCAGACAGGTGAGGTAGGAGACGGCAAAATATTCATATTTGATCTTGAGGATTGTATCCGTATTAGAACAAAAGAAAGAGGAGAAAAAGCATTGTAA
- a CDS encoding ammonium transporter yields MGSINTGDTAFMLVSTALVFFMTPGLALFYGGMVKRKNVLSTIMASFFIAGLASVLWVAIGYSLSFGKDFGGIIGNFDWVFFRNMSSEPNADYAGTIPHTLFAAFQMMFAIITPALITGALVERMKFSSLVLFITLWSLIVYYPMAHMVWGVDGFIRNLGAVDFAGGNVVHISSGVSGLVAAIILGKRKGYGMTSHQPHNIPLVFIGTAVLWFGWFGFNAGSALGSGELAVHALITTNTSAAMALLSWMVVEKITRGKPTMLGAATGAVVGLVAITPGAGFVPIWASLIIGAIVSPICYFSMSIIKPKFGYDDALDAFGCHGIGGIWGGIATGLFAKSSINSAAQWDGLVFGDTRLFVAQIISIAVTIAFAVVGTVVIMFVVKLIMKEIRVAPREESEGLDISQHGESAYPSFTGMD; encoded by the coding sequence ATGGGAAGTATTAACACTGGCGATACAGCCTTTATGTTGGTGTCAACTGCTTTAGTATTCTTTATGACACCGGGTTTAGCACTCTTTTATGGAGGAATGGTAAAAAGAAAAAATGTATTAAGTACTATTATGGCATCCTTTTTTATTGCAGGTCTTGCATCGGTACTCTGGGTAGCTATAGGGTATTCTTTGTCATTCGGAAAAGATTTTGGTGGAATCATAGGAAATTTTGACTGGGTATTTTTCAGAAATATGTCAAGTGAGCCGAATGCTGATTATGCAGGAACTATACCGCATACTTTATTTGCAGCTTTTCAAATGATGTTTGCAATAATAACACCGGCACTTATTACAGGTGCATTAGTTGAAAGAATGAAATTTTCATCACTGGTTCTTTTTATAACCTTGTGGTCATTAATCGTATATTACCCAATGGCTCATATGGTATGGGGCGTGGATGGATTTATAAGAAATCTCGGAGCTGTAGACTTTGCCGGAGGTAATGTAGTTCATATAAGTTCGGGTGTTTCAGGTTTGGTGGCAGCAATTATACTGGGTAAGAGAAAGGGCTATGGAATGACCTCGCATCAGCCCCACAATATACCTTTAGTGTTTATCGGTACAGCAGTTCTCTGGTTTGGATGGTTTGGTTTCAATGCTGGAAGTGCATTAGGAAGCGGAGAGTTAGCGGTTCATGCATTAATTACTACAAACACATCTGCTGCAATGGCTCTTCTGTCATGGATGGTAGTTGAGAAGATTACAAGAGGAAAGCCTACTATGCTGGGTGCAGCAACTGGAGCTGTTGTTGGTCTTGTTGCAATAACACCGGGAGCAGGTTTCGTACCTATTTGGGCATCACTGATAATAGGAGCCATTGTAAGTCCTATCTGCTACTTTTCAATGAGTATTATAAAACCAAAATTCGGGTATGATGATGCACTTGATGCTTTTGGATGCCATGGAATCGGCGGCATATGGGGCGGTATTGCAACTGGATTGTTTGCTAAATCCTCTATAAACTCAGCAGCACAGTGGGATGGACTCGTATTTGGAGACACAAGATTGTTTGTAGCACAGATAATAAGTATAGCAGTAACAATAGCTTTTGCTGTAGTAGGAACAGTAGTTATTATGTTTGTAGTTAAATTAATTATGAAGGAAATCAGAGTTGCTCCTAGAGAAGAGTCTGAGGGACTTGACATATCACAACATGGTGAATCAGCATATCCTTCATTTACTGGAATGGATTAA
- a CDS encoding ANTAR domain-containing response regulator, producing the protein MSAGGILIVCSKPELIKEIRALMLQQGYSSAEYSLSASAARRKLDFFEPELILVNSPLQDELGTDFILDIADNTDAGIVVLAKHENLEDMQYKLEKVGALILPKPINKMILLQTARFAVQSRKSLVGLKTINEDLEKKMKDRKIIEKAKWILVEKMNMTEPQAHRYIQKRAMDTRTSQLKVAEEIIQSF; encoded by the coding sequence ATGAGTGCAGGAGGGATTCTTATAGTATGCAGTAAGCCGGAGTTAATCAAAGAAATCAGAGCCCTCATGCTACAGCAGGGATATTCGTCTGCGGAATACTCGTTATCGGCAAGTGCTGCCAGACGTAAACTTGATTTTTTTGAACCTGAACTGATATTGGTTAATTCACCTTTACAGGATGAACTTGGAACTGATTTTATTTTAGATATTGCAGACAATACAGATGCAGGAATAGTAGTATTGGCTAAACATGAAAATCTTGAGGATATGCAGTATAAGCTTGAGAAAGTAGGAGCGTTAATACTGCCTAAGCCAATAAACAAAATGATTTTGTTACAAACAGCCAGATTTGCTGTTCAGTCTAGAAAGTCATTAGTGGGATTAAAAACTATAAACGAAGATCTTGAAAAGAAGATGAAGGATCGGAAGATTATAGAAAAAGCGAAATGGATTCTTGTAGAAAAGATGAATATGACAGAACCTCAAGCGCATAGATATATTCAGAAGAGAGCAATGGATACAAGAACATCACAGTTAAAAGTAGCTGAGGAAATTATTCAGAGTTTTTAA
- the glnA gene encoding type I glutamate--ammonia ligase produces the protein MATKNDVLKFIEQNDVKFIRLQFSDIFGRMKNIAINSQLLERALDEGVIFDASAIAGFSEVESSDMLLFPDLNTFSIIPWRPQHGKVARFICDIKNYDGSQFMGDPRYILKRSAEKAKKQGYTFNIGSECEFFLFNIDADGMPTTKPHDSAGYFDVAPADLGENCRREICMVLEDMGFETEASHHENAAGQHEVDFRYSDVMTAADRIMTFKTVVKIVAQRNGLHATFMPKPIYNDYGSGMHINMSLFKDGKNLFSAGEDSRDISDTAKMFAAGILEHVKGFTAVANPLVNSYKRFVPGFEAPIHIAWSHMNRSPLLRIPAPKGEATRIELRSPDPSCNPYLTLALILEAGLDGLQKKMEIPEPVDTNTYNLSPEQEKELKIQRLPSNLYLALEEMKKDTYIKEVLGEHIYSKYISAKELEWANYNSTVHPWEIDNYLTAY, from the coding sequence ATGGCTACTAAGAACGATGTTTTGAAATTTATAGAGCAAAATGATGTTAAATTCATCAGACTGCAGTTTTCAGATATATTCGGCAGAATGAAAAATATAGCTATAAATTCACAACTACTTGAGAGAGCTCTTGATGAAGGGGTAATTTTTGATGCATCTGCCATTGCGGGATTTTCCGAGGTGGAATCGTCAGATATGCTGCTGTTTCCGGATCTCAATACATTTTCCATTATTCCATGGAGACCGCAGCATGGCAAGGTAGCAAGATTTATATGCGATATTAAGAATTATGATGGCTCACAGTTTATGGGAGACCCAAGATACATCTTAAAAAGATCTGCCGAAAAGGCAAAAAAACAAGGATATACGTTTAATATAGGTTCAGAGTGCGAATTTTTCCTTTTTAATATAGATGCTGATGGTATGCCTACAACAAAACCTCATGACTCAGCGGGTTATTTCGATGTTGCTCCTGCTGATTTAGGCGAAAATTGCAGAAGAGAAATTTGCATGGTCCTTGAAGATATGGGTTTTGAAACAGAGGCATCACATCATGAAAATGCAGCCGGACAGCATGAGGTTGATTTCAGGTACAGTGATGTTATGACTGCTGCTGACAGAATAATGACATTCAAAACAGTAGTCAAAATTGTTGCACAAAGAAACGGGCTTCATGCAACCTTTATGCCAAAACCAATATATAATGACTATGGCTCCGGTATGCACATAAACATGTCTCTGTTTAAAGACGGCAAAAACCTTTTTAGTGCAGGTGAAGACAGTAGGGATATATCCGACACCGCAAAAATGTTTGCGGCGGGTATATTGGAACATGTAAAGGGATTCACGGCAGTTGCAAATCCACTGGTAAACTCATACAAAAGGTTTGTACCCGGATTTGAGGCTCCTATTCATATTGCATGGTCTCATATGAACAGAAGTCCTCTTTTAAGAATTCCTGCACCAAAGGGTGAAGCAACCAGAATAGAATTAAGGAGTCCTGACCCATCCTGTAATCCGTATCTTACATTGGCACTGATTCTGGAAGCAGGCTTGGATGGATTGCAAAAGAAAATGGAAATACCTGAACCTGTTGATACTAATACTTATAACCTTTCTCCTGAACAGGAGAAAGAATTGAAGATACAACGACTTCCTTCTAATCTTTATTTAGCATTGGAAGAGATGAAAAAGGATACTTATATCAAGGAAGTTTTAGGAGAACACATATATTCAAAGTATATATCCGCTAAAGAACTTGAGTGGGCTAACTACAACAGTACAGTTCATCCTTGGGAGATAGATAATTACCTTACTGCATATTAA
- a CDS encoding glutamate synthase, translated as MRITVGDTYYTEINEQIRNTADKEIILDEVYGQRYIGCGIKGKTITINGTPGNALGSYMDGADVIVNGNAQDATGDTMNEGSIIIHGNCGDTTGYGMRGGKILIKGNAGYRVGIHMKEYKDQKPVVVVGGKTGDFLGEYQAGGIIVVLGIGVEGIPVGNFCGTGMHGGAIYLRCNDIPQGLPPQVSATFATEEDKKQIDGIVEDFCNSFGYDKKDILKSNFIKLTANTKNPYKQLYTHN; from the coding sequence ATGAGGATTACAGTTGGTGATACTTACTATACCGAAATTAATGAACAGATAAGAAATACCGCTGATAAAGAGATAATACTCGACGAGGTATATGGACAAAGATATATAGGCTGTGGAATTAAGGGAAAGACTATAACTATAAATGGTACTCCAGGAAATGCCCTGGGCTCATATATGGATGGCGCAGATGTAATAGTTAACGGTAATGCTCAGGATGCTACAGGAGATACAATGAATGAAGGGTCGATAATAATCCACGGTAACTGCGGTGACACCACAGGTTATGGTATGCGCGGCGGTAAAATCCTTATAAAGGGAAATGCTGGCTACCGTGTAGGAATACACATGAAAGAATACAAGGATCAAAAACCTGTTGTGGTAGTTGGAGGTAAAACCGGCGACTTTTTGGGCGAATATCAGGCAGGTGGAATAATCGTTGTACTTGGAATAGGTGTGGAAGGAATTCCGGTTGGTAATTTTTGTGGTACTGGAATGCATGGTGGTGCCATATACTTGAGATGTAATGATATTCCCCAGGGACTTCCTCCGCAGGTTTCTGCAACCTTTGCAACGGAAGAAGACAAAAAGCAGATTGATGGCATAGTAGAGGATTTTTGTAATAGTTTTGGATATGATAAAAAGGATATACTAAAATCAAATTTCATAAAGCTGACTGCAAATACCAAAAATCCGTATAAACAACTATATACACATAATTAA
- a CDS encoding NAD(P)/FAD-dependent oxidoreductase: MKYVIIGNSAAAIGCVSGIRSVDGESSITLISDEPHFTYSRPLISYWLKGKVTDDKMYYRSSDFYEKNNCTAILGKKAVQIDTDVKKVVLEDGSTVEYDKLLVATGSSPFVPPVEGLNDAKNVFTFLKWDSAKGVKEAVNRDSKVVIMGAGLIGLKAAEGLHEVCEDITVVDLADRVLPSILDAAGASMVQKHIEKEGIKFLLNDAASAVKENTVVLKSGKELPYDVLIVAVGVRPNTGLVKDAGGEVNRGIVTDNRQETTLKDIYAAGDCTESLDICTGQSKILALLPNAYFQGETAGINMAGGNQTFDTAMPMNAIGFFGLHMLTAGAMEGECYEEINENNYKRMFFSDGLLKGFILIGEIDRAGIYTSLIREKIPMDEIDSNLLKMNPQLMVFDKKARMQKLAGGK; the protein is encoded by the coding sequence GTGAAGTATGTGATTATTGGAAATTCAGCTGCTGCAATAGGTTGTGTCAGCGGAATCCGTAGTGTAGATGGGGAATCATCAATTACTTTGATATCGGATGAACCACATTTTACGTACTCCCGCCCGCTTATATCATATTGGTTAAAGGGCAAAGTAACTGATGACAAGATGTATTACAGAAGCAGTGATTTTTATGAAAAAAATAATTGTACTGCTATTTTAGGAAAGAAGGCAGTACAAATAGATACAGATGTAAAGAAAGTTGTGCTTGAGGATGGAAGTACTGTTGAATACGACAAGCTATTGGTAGCCACAGGATCATCACCGTTTGTACCTCCTGTTGAAGGCTTGAATGATGCTAAAAATGTTTTTACTTTTCTCAAGTGGGATAGTGCAAAGGGTGTAAAGGAAGCGGTAAATAGGGACTCAAAGGTTGTAATAATGGGTGCTGGTCTTATCGGATTAAAGGCTGCAGAAGGACTTCATGAAGTGTGCGAGGATATTACTGTTGTTGACCTTGCTGACAGAGTTCTTCCAAGTATTCTTGATGCAGCAGGTGCATCTATGGTACAGAAACATATAGAAAAAGAAGGAATAAAGTTTTTACTAAATGACGCTGCATCAGCAGTAAAAGAAAACACAGTAGTACTTAAATCCGGAAAAGAATTGCCATATGACGTTTTGATAGTAGCAGTTGGCGTAAGGCCAAACACTGGATTGGTCAAGGATGCCGGAGGAGAAGTAAACAGGGGGATTGTTACAGATAACCGTCAGGAAACAACATTGAAAGACATATATGCCGCTGGTGATTGCACTGAAAGCTTAGACATTTGCACAGGACAGAGCAAGATACTTGCACTTCTTCCAAATGCATATTTCCAGGGTGAAACAGCCGGAATAAATATGGCTGGCGGAAATCAAACCTTTGATACTGCAATGCCCATGAATGCCATAGGTTTCTTTGGTTTACACATGTTAACTGCGGGAGCTATGGAAGGTGAATGTTACGAAGAAATTAATGAAAATAACTATAAAAGAATGTTTTTCTCAGATGGGCTGCTAAAAGGTTTTATACTTATAGGGGAAATAGACAGAGCAGGGATTTATACTTCACTGATACGAGAAAAAATCCCGATGGATGAGATTGACAGCAATTTATTAAAAATGAATCCTCAGCTCATGGTGTTTGATAAAAAGGCTAGGATGCAGAAATTGGCGGGAGGGAAGTAA
- a CDS encoding 4Fe-4S dicluster domain-containing protein: protein MKKIYVNEDRCLGCHLCEYYCAFAHSGKKDMVKAFSGDSKPQPRLTIEEGDSINFAVSCRHCETPLCVKSCITGAMQKDEDGRVFVDESRCVGCYTCILVCPYGSVIPGKEKAIKKCDLCIESGKPACAENCPNLAIVYEERG, encoded by the coding sequence ATGAAAAAAATATATGTAAATGAAGACAGATGTTTGGGATGTCATCTTTGCGAATACTATTGTGCATTTGCACATAGCGGAAAGAAAGATATGGTAAAGGCTTTTTCGGGAGATTCGAAGCCACAGCCACGCTTGACAATTGAAGAGGGAGACAGCATTAATTTTGCCGTATCCTGCAGACATTGTGAAACACCTTTATGTGTGAAATCATGTATTACTGGAGCAATGCAGAAGGATGAAGACGGAAGAGTATTTGTTGATGAGTCAAGATGCGTGGGCTGCTATACTTGTATTCTTGTTTGTCCATATGGTTCGGTTATACCCGGAAAAGAAAAGGCCATTAAAAAGTGTGACCTGTGTATTGAGAGCGGAAAACCGGCTTGTGCAGAAAACTGCCCGAATTTAGCTATTGTATATGAGGAAAGGGGTTGA
- a CDS encoding glutamate synthase-related protein codes for MGINYFTPQYEVCRDPKKCIKCKVCMRQCANEVHSYDEELDMMVADDSKCVDCQRCVSLCPTRALRITKYKNEFKENANWTQQQITEIYKQANTGGVLLSSMGNPVPYPIYWDKLLINASQVTNPSIDPLREPMETRVQLGSKPQKLEFDENGKLKTKIAPHLDLKVPIMFSAMSYGSISRNAHESLARAAEELGTYYNTGEGGLNEDFYKYGKNTIVQVASGRFGVHVGYLSAGAAIEIKMGQGAKPGIGGHLPGEKVGEDVSKTRMIPVGSDAISPAPHHDIYSIEDLRQLVFSLKEATAYTKPVIVKIAAVHNVAAIASGIARSGADIIAIDGYRGGTGAAPTRIRDNVGIPIELALASVDQRLRDEGIRNNVSLVVAGSIRNSGDIVKAIALGADAVYIGTSALIALGCHVCRSCHGGKCNWGIATQRPDLVKRLNPDIGYKRLINLVHAWDHEIKEMLGGMGINAIESLKGNRLMLRGIGLSQKELDILGVMHAGE; via the coding sequence ATGGGAATTAATTATTTTACACCTCAATACGAGGTATGTAGAGATCCTAAGAAATGTATTAAATGTAAAGTATGTATGCGTCAGTGTGCCAATGAAGTACACAGCTATGACGAAGAACTTGATATGATGGTTGCTGATGACAGTAAGTGCGTGGACTGTCAGAGATGTGTTTCACTGTGTCCTACACGTGCACTGCGTATAACCAAATATAAGAATGAGTTTAAGGAAAATGCCAACTGGACACAGCAGCAAATAACAGAGATATATAAGCAGGCAAATACAGGTGGAGTTCTTTTGTCATCAATGGGTAACCCAGTTCCATATCCTATTTATTGGGATAAATTGCTGATAAATGCAAGTCAGGTTACCAATCCATCCATAGACCCATTGAGAGAACCTATGGAAACAAGGGTTCAGTTGGGCTCAAAGCCACAAAAATTGGAATTTGATGAGAATGGAAAGCTCAAGACAAAGATAGCACCTCACCTTGATTTAAAAGTACCTATCATGTTCTCGGCAATGTCATACGGCTCAATAAGCAGAAATGCTCATGAAAGTCTTGCAAGAGCAGCAGAAGAACTGGGAACCTACTATAATACCGGTGAAGGTGGTCTAAATGAAGACTTTTACAAGTACGGCAAAAACACAATAGTTCAGGTAGCTTCAGGAAGATTCGGTGTTCATGTGGGTTACTTAAGCGCAGGTGCCGCAATAGAAATAAAAATGGGTCAGGGAGCAAAACCTGGTATAGGCGGACACTTGCCAGGAGAAAAAGTTGGCGAGGATGTATCAAAAACCAGAATGATTCCGGTGGGAAGTGATGCAATATCACCTGCACCTCACCATGATATATATTCAATAGAAGATCTAAGACAGCTTGTATTTTCATTAAAGGAAGCAACTGCATATACCAAACCGGTTATAGTAAAGATAGCCGCAGTACACAATGTAGCTGCCATAGCATCAGGTATAGCCCGTTCCGGAGCAGATATCATTGCAATTGACGGATACAGAGGAGGAACAGGTGCAGCACCTACCAGAATCAGAGACAACGTGGGAATCCCAATAGAGCTTGCACTGGCCTCAGTTGATCAGAGATTGAGAGATGAAGGTATAAGAAACAATGTTTCGCTGGTAGTAGCAGGAAGCATAAGAAACAGCGGGGATATTGTAAAAGCCATCGCTCTTGGAGCAGACGCCGTGTATATCGGAACATCTGCGTTGATTGCTTTGGGCTGTCATGTATGCAGAAGCTGTCATGGCGGAAAATGTAACTGGGGTATAGCAACACAAAGACCTGATCTTGTTAAGAGACTTAACCCTGATATCGGATACAAACGCTTAATAAATCTTGTTCACGCATGGGATCATGAGATAAAGGAAATGCTCGGCGGCATGGGTATAAATGCAATCGAGAGTCTCAAAGGAAATCGTTTAATGCTCAGGGGAATAGGATTAAGTCAAAAAGAACTTGATATATTAGGCGTTATGCACGCCGGCGAATAA